Proteins from one Nicotiana tabacum cultivar K326 chromosome 23, ASM71507v2, whole genome shotgun sequence genomic window:
- the LOC107812533 gene encoding trihelix transcription factor ASR3 isoform X2 yields MALEPLTLAPAPFDGDSNGGRQQSVNGADDGNRAPRLPRWTRQEILVLIQGKRVAENRVRRGRTAGLELGSGQVEPKWASVSSYCTKHGVNRGPVQCRKRWSNLAGDFKKIKEWECGIKEESESFWVMRNDLRRERKLPGFFDREVYQILDRGSGGEEIEEGLALALAPAAAVNEPEALFDSGRSAAADEGLFSDFEQSEAGDKDKHMPIPAPTPISGINHQKEPTSNPDGGSAQEGKKRKRGVTDTDEEADNLQHQLAKALERNGNLLSSQLEAQNAHYQLDREQRKDHVNSLVAVLDKLADAMVRIADKL; encoded by the exons ATGGCGCTTGAGCCATTGACCCTCGCTCCTGCCCCCTTTGACGGCGATTCAAACGGCGGCCGTCAACAATCCGTCAACGGCGCCGATGACGGAAACAGAGCGCCCAGGCTGCCACGATGGACCAGGCAAGAAATCCTGGTCCTCATACAAGGCAAAAGAGTGGCAGAGAACAGGGTCCGAAGAGGGCGTACGGCTGGACTGGAATTGGGTTCGGGTCAGGTTGAACCCAAGTGGGCATCTGTTTCATCCTACTGTACAAAGCACGGGGTGAACCGGGGGCCGGTTCAGTGCCGGAAAAGATGGAGTAATTTAGCCGGTGACTTTAAGAAGATTAAAGAGTGGGAGTGTGGGATAAAGGAAGAAAGCGAGTCATTTTGGGTGATGAGGAACGACTTGAGGCGAGAGAGAAAGCTGCCCGGTTTTTTTGATAGGGAGGTCTACCAAATTCTGGACCGGGGAAGCGGTGGAGAGGAGATAGAGGAAGGTTTAGCTTTGGCTTTGGCGCCTGCAGCAGCAGTTAATGAGCCAGAAGCATTGTTTGACAGCGGGCGGAGTGCAGCAGCAGATGAAGGGTTGTTCTCAGATTTTGAGCAGTCTGAAGCTGGTGACAAAGATAAGCACATGCCTATTCCTGCTCCAACTCCTATTTCCG GTATAAATCATCAAAAGGAACCGACCTCAAATCCTGATGGAGGAAGTGCTCAGGAAGGAAAGAAACGGAAGCGCGGTGTCACGGATACTGATGAAGAAGCGGACAATCTGCAGCATCAGTTAGCCAAAGCATTGGAGAGGAATGGTAATCTGCTGAGCTCCCAACTTGAGGCTCAGAATGCACATTATCAGCTGGATAGGGAGCAGAGGAAAGACCATGTCAATAGCTTAGTAGCAGTTCTTGATAAGCTTGCAGATGCCATGGTTAGAATTGCCGATAAATTGTAG
- the LOC107812533 gene encoding trihelix transcription factor ASR3 isoform X1 produces the protein MALEPLTLAPAPFDGDSNGGRQQSVNGADDGNRAPRLPRWTRQEILVLIQGKRVAENRVRRGRTAGLELGSGQVEPKWASVSSYCTKHGVNRGPVQCRKRWSNLAGDFKKIKEWECGIKEESESFWVMRNDLRRERKLPGFFDREVYQILDRGSGGEEIEEGLALALAPAAAVNEPEALFDSGRSAAADEGLFSDFEQSEAGDKDKHMPIPAPTPISEQQYQPLPMECHAQGINHQKEPTSNPDGGSAQEGKKRKRGVTDTDEEADNLQHQLAKALERNGNLLSSQLEAQNAHYQLDREQRKDHVNSLVAVLDKLADAMVRIADKL, from the exons ATGGCGCTTGAGCCATTGACCCTCGCTCCTGCCCCCTTTGACGGCGATTCAAACGGCGGCCGTCAACAATCCGTCAACGGCGCCGATGACGGAAACAGAGCGCCCAGGCTGCCACGATGGACCAGGCAAGAAATCCTGGTCCTCATACAAGGCAAAAGAGTGGCAGAGAACAGGGTCCGAAGAGGGCGTACGGCTGGACTGGAATTGGGTTCGGGTCAGGTTGAACCCAAGTGGGCATCTGTTTCATCCTACTGTACAAAGCACGGGGTGAACCGGGGGCCGGTTCAGTGCCGGAAAAGATGGAGTAATTTAGCCGGTGACTTTAAGAAGATTAAAGAGTGGGAGTGTGGGATAAAGGAAGAAAGCGAGTCATTTTGGGTGATGAGGAACGACTTGAGGCGAGAGAGAAAGCTGCCCGGTTTTTTTGATAGGGAGGTCTACCAAATTCTGGACCGGGGAAGCGGTGGAGAGGAGATAGAGGAAGGTTTAGCTTTGGCTTTGGCGCCTGCAGCAGCAGTTAATGAGCCAGAAGCATTGTTTGACAGCGGGCGGAGTGCAGCAGCAGATGAAGGGTTGTTCTCAGATTTTGAGCAGTCTGAAGCTGGTGACAAAGATAAGCACATGCCTATTCCTGCTCCAACTCCTATTTCCG AACAGCAGTATCAACCACTACCTATGGAGTGTCATGCTCAAG GTATAAATCATCAAAAGGAACCGACCTCAAATCCTGATGGAGGAAGTGCTCAGGAAGGAAAGAAACGGAAGCGCGGTGTCACGGATACTGATGAAGAAGCGGACAATCTGCAGCATCAGTTAGCCAAAGCATTGGAGAGGAATGGTAATCTGCTGAGCTCCCAACTTGAGGCTCAGAATGCACATTATCAGCTGGATAGGGAGCAGAGGAAAGACCATGTCAATAGCTTAGTAGCAGTTCTTGATAAGCTTGCAGATGCCATGGTTAGAATTGCCGATAAATTGTAG